The Virgibacillus dokdonensis genome includes a window with the following:
- the flhB gene encoding flagellar biosynthesis protein FlhB produces the protein MSLKLDLQYFAGEKTEKATPKKRQDERKKGKVAKSQDVNTAILLLFALIVLYVFGSSMKNQMTSLYEHTFTEFIHWQVTETTVAQVFNGATLEVAKMLAPIMIIVIIGALAANFLQIGFLFTTEPLKFDLKKIDPIQGAKRIFSLRAIVELLKSLLKIVSIGTVTFTVIWIYKDEMMMMAFKNADTALGFFGKVTIVMGIIAVIILVFLAVFDYAYQRYDYEKNMKMSKQDVKDEFKNVEGDPLIKSKIKERQRQMATRRMMSEVPNADVIITNPTHVAIAIKYDEEKAAAPYILAKGVDEVALRIKQVAKENSVMTVENKPLARSLYRVVDIGDVIPESFFQAVAEILAYVYKLERKV, from the coding sequence TTGTCATTAAAGCTGGACTTACAATATTTTGCTGGTGAAAAGACGGAAAAAGCTACCCCGAAAAAACGTCAAGATGAAAGAAAAAAAGGAAAAGTTGCTAAGAGTCAAGATGTTAATACAGCCATATTGTTGTTATTTGCGCTCATCGTTCTTTATGTTTTCGGAAGTTCCATGAAGAATCAAATGACATCTTTATATGAACATACATTTACGGAGTTTATTCATTGGCAAGTAACGGAAACTACTGTGGCACAAGTTTTCAATGGAGCTACACTGGAAGTAGCAAAAATGTTAGCGCCAATTATGATCATTGTGATTATCGGCGCACTGGCTGCAAATTTTTTGCAAATTGGCTTTTTATTTACAACGGAGCCACTGAAGTTTGATTTAAAAAAGATTGACCCTATTCAAGGGGCAAAGCGAATTTTTTCTTTGCGAGCGATTGTGGAATTACTTAAATCACTATTAAAAATCGTTAGTATTGGTACAGTAACTTTTACTGTGATTTGGATTTATAAAGATGAAATGATGATGATGGCGTTTAAAAATGCTGATACAGCACTTGGTTTCTTTGGGAAAGTCACGATCGTTATGGGAATTATCGCTGTTATTATTCTAGTGTTTTTAGCTGTATTCGATTATGCATATCAACGCTACGACTATGAAAAAAATATGAAAATGTCAAAACAAGATGTAAAAGATGAATTTAAAAACGTGGAAGGCGACCCACTTATTAAATCAAAGATAAAAGAGCGTCAAAGGCAAATGGCTACAAGAAGAATGATGAGTGAAGTTCCAAACGCAGATGTCATTATTACAAATCCAACGCATGTAGCCATTGCCATTAAATACGATGAAGAAAAAGCTGCTGCCCCGTACATTTTGGCTAAAGGTGTGGATGAGGTAGCGCTAAGAATTAAACAGGTAGCTAAGGAAAATAGCGTCATGACTGTTGAAAATAAGCCGCTTGCTCGTTCATTATATCGTGTTGTAGATATCGGCGACGTTATACCAGAATCGTTTTTTCAGGCGGTTGCAGAAATATTGGCGTACGTATATAAATTAGAGAGAAAAGTTTAA
- the fliR gene encoding flagellar biosynthetic protein FliR, which yields MLDVIDINRLPVFLLILVRVVAFFATMPLFSYRTIPRPFKLGLSFFLAFLMFYAVDAPAIAIDGHYFLLLLKETVVGLLIGLIAYIILSAVQIAGGFIDFQMGFAIANVIDPQTGAQSPLTGQYFYIFALLFLLSVNGHHILIDGMVNSYQFIPLEQYVPFQNESIVHYVIESFNAMFLIAFQIAIPIVGCLFLVDVALGIIARTVPQLNVFVVGLPLKILVSFIVLLVFMSLYVVLAKDLFEILFATIRSLLYLFGGG from the coding sequence ATGTTAGATGTTATTGATATAAATCGTTTACCTGTATTTTTACTAATTTTAGTACGTGTAGTAGCGTTTTTTGCTACGATGCCATTATTTTCTTATCGAACAATTCCAAGGCCGTTTAAATTAGGATTAAGCTTTTTTCTTGCTTTCTTAATGTTTTATGCGGTTGATGCTCCTGCGATAGCGATAGATGGACATTATTTTTTACTTCTCTTAAAGGAAACTGTAGTTGGTTTGCTTATAGGTTTGATCGCATATATCATTTTGTCAGCAGTGCAAATCGCTGGTGGTTTTATTGATTTTCAAATGGGTTTTGCCATTGCCAATGTTATTGATCCACAAACGGGAGCACAAAGCCCGCTAACTGGTCAATATTTTTATATTTTTGCTTTACTATTTCTACTATCGGTAAATGGACACCATATCTTAATAGATGGAATGGTAAATAGCTATCAATTTATCCCATTAGAGCAATATGTCCCATTTCAAAATGAATCGATCGTTCACTATGTTATCGAAAGTTTTAACGCGATGTTTCTTATTGCTTTTCAAATTGCCATTCCAATTGTAGGCTGCCTTTTCCTAGTTGATGTAGCGTTAGGAATTATTGCTCGAACCGTTCCACAATTAAATGTGTTTGTTGTTGGCTTACCATTAAAAATACTAGTTAGTTTTATCGTATTATTGGTTTTTATGAGTTTATATGTAGTGTTAGCAAAAGATCTTTTTGAAATTTTATTTGCTACGATACGCAGTTTGCTATATTTATTCGGGGGTGGATAA
- the fliQ gene encoding flagellar biosynthesis protein FliQ: MSSEFVLTLAEKGVFTILLVTGPLLLLALVVGLLVSIFQATTQIQEQTLAFIPKIVAVLVGLVFFGPWMLTQMIEFTSNLFQNMNQFVG, encoded by the coding sequence ATGAGCAGTGAATTCGTTTTAACGCTAGCAGAAAAAGGCGTGTTTACCATCTTACTAGTAACTGGCCCACTGCTTTTACTTGCGCTAGTTGTAGGACTGCTTGTCAGTATTTTTCAAGCAACAACACAAATACAGGAGCAAACGTTAGCATTTATTCCTAAGATTGTTGCTGTATTGGTAGGATTAGTTTTCTTTGGGCCTTGGATGTTAACACAAATGATTGAGTTCACTTCTAATCTATTTCAAAATATGAATCAGTTTGTAGGATAA